A region of Lichenibacterium dinghuense DNA encodes the following proteins:
- a CDS encoding ATP-binding protein, producing the protein MSSPSTIEEANAELTLRLRQQELAAEFANFSLATDDLDPILHEACRTAARGMECSLAKVLEYLPDEHSFVMRAGVGWRPGTVGHARLGSDLESPAGYAFQTGQPVLSNHLAAETRFRTPRLLVEHDVHRAFNVLVAVGGDRYGVLEVDSPDERDFTLSDTAFLETLAATLAQAIGRTRRMGELARAQRELKRLNAALQGDVRDRTRERDQLWALGEDLLVVAGYDDALLKANPYWTRLLGWSEDEIMSGGYTRLIHPDDLERVIGELTHMRTSGSTARYENRVVARDGSHRWVAWTLTPEPGGERMFGVGRDVTAAKAREEELAKAHESLRQSQKMEAVGQLTGGLAHDFNNLLTGITGSLDLMRRRIVQGRIGELGRYVDLAMSSAERAAALTHRLLAFSRRQTLDAKPTEVGRLVAGMRDLIRRTIGPSVDLDIAIAPDAWTVLVDPNQLENALLNLCINARDAMPDGGRLTVETSNRRVDAHGGLMRDIDAGSYLVLSVTDTGTGMPPEVVDRVFEPFFTTKPLGTGTGLGLSMIYGFTKQSGGQVRIHSQPGLGTTVTLYLPRHDGETAGPVKADEGPVALPRAEDGETVLVVDDEPAVRLLVGEVLADLGYTAVEAADGAGGLRILQTDMRIDLLVTDVGLPGGMNGRQVADAARVLRPGLKVLFITGYAETAAVSGTHLDPGMAVMTKPFAMDDLANRIRDLIEA; encoded by the coding sequence ATGTCGAGCCCATCCACGATCGAAGAGGCGAACGCCGAGCTGACGCTGCGCCTCCGTCAGCAGGAGCTGGCGGCCGAGTTCGCCAACTTCAGCCTGGCCACCGATGACCTCGACCCCATCCTGCACGAGGCCTGCCGCACCGCGGCCAGGGGCATGGAGTGCAGCCTGGCGAAGGTCCTGGAGTACCTGCCGGACGAGCACAGCTTCGTCATGCGGGCCGGCGTCGGCTGGCGGCCGGGCACGGTGGGCCACGCGCGGCTCGGCAGCGACCTCGAAAGCCCGGCGGGCTACGCCTTCCAGACCGGCCAGCCCGTGCTGTCGAACCACCTCGCGGCCGAGACGCGGTTCCGCACGCCGAGGCTGCTCGTGGAACACGATGTCCACCGGGCGTTCAACGTGCTCGTCGCCGTCGGTGGTGACCGCTACGGCGTGCTGGAGGTGGACAGCCCGGACGAGCGCGACTTCACCCTCTCGGACACGGCCTTCCTGGAAACGCTGGCCGCCACCCTGGCGCAGGCCATCGGCCGCACGCGCCGCATGGGGGAACTCGCCAGGGCCCAGCGCGAACTGAAGCGCCTCAACGCGGCGCTGCAGGGCGACGTGCGCGACCGCACGCGCGAGCGGGACCAGCTCTGGGCGCTCGGGGAGGACCTGCTCGTGGTCGCCGGCTACGACGACGCCCTGCTCAAGGCGAACCCCTACTGGACGCGGCTGCTCGGCTGGAGCGAGGACGAGATCATGTCGGGCGGTTACACTCGACTGATCCATCCGGACGACCTTGAGCGGGTCATCGGAGAGCTGACGCACATGCGGACGTCGGGATCGACGGCCCGCTACGAAAACCGTGTCGTCGCCAGGGACGGCTCCCACCGCTGGGTGGCGTGGACGCTGACGCCGGAGCCCGGCGGCGAGCGCATGTTCGGCGTGGGGCGCGATGTCACCGCGGCCAAGGCGCGCGAGGAGGAACTGGCCAAGGCCCACGAGTCCCTGCGCCAGTCGCAGAAGATGGAAGCGGTGGGCCAGCTCACCGGCGGCCTCGCGCACGACTTCAACAACCTGCTCACGGGCATCACGGGCTCGCTCGACCTGATGCGCCGCCGCATCGTCCAGGGGCGCATCGGCGAGTTGGGTCGCTACGTCGACCTCGCCATGTCCTCGGCCGAGCGGGCAGCCGCGCTCACCCATCGCCTGCTCGCCTTCTCGCGACGGCAGACGCTCGACGCCAAGCCGACCGAGGTGGGCCGGCTCGTGGCAGGCATGAGGGACCTGATCCGGCGCACCATCGGGCCCTCGGTCGACCTCGACATAGCCATCGCACCCGATGCCTGGACGGTGCTGGTCGACCCGAACCAGCTGGAGAATGCCCTGCTCAACCTGTGCATCAACGCCCGCGACGCCATGCCGGACGGTGGTCGGCTCACGGTGGAGACGTCGAACCGTCGCGTCGACGCCCACGGTGGCCTCATGCGCGACATCGATGCGGGCTCCTATCTCGTGCTCAGCGTCACCGACACCGGAACGGGCATGCCGCCCGAGGTCGTGGACCGCGTCTTCGAGCCCTTCTTCACGACGAAGCCGCTCGGAACGGGGACTGGGCTCGGCCTGTCGATGATCTACGGCTTCACCAAGCAGTCCGGCGGGCAGGTCCGCATTCACTCCCAACCAGGCCTGGGGACGACCGTGACGCTCTACCTGCCGCGCCACGACGGCGAGACGGCAGGACCGGTGAAGGCGGACGAGGGACCCGTCGCGCTGCCTCGGGCCGAGGATGGCGAGACGGTGCTCGTGGTCGACGACGAGCCCGCCGTGCGGCTCCTCGTCGGGGAGGTGCTCGCGGACCTCGGTTACACCGCCGTGGAGGCTGCGGACGGGGCTGGCGGGCTGCGCATCCTGCAGACCGACATGCGCATCGACCTTCTCGTCACCGATGTCGGCCTGCCAGGTGGCATGAACGGCAGGCAGGTGGCCGACGCCGCCCGCGTGCTGCGGCCTGGGCTGAAGGTGCTGTTCATCACCGGCTACGCCGAGACGGCGGCGGTGAGCGGAACCCATCTCGACCCCGGCATGGCGGTGATGACCAAGCCCTTCGCCATGGACGATCTTGCAAACCGCATCCGCGACCTGATCGAGGCCTGA
- a CDS encoding DUF2171 domain-containing protein → MEVYASDGTKVGTVDHMDGPDRFKLAKSTSPDGQHHFVPLSWVDHVDRHVHLNRTLAEMRNS, encoded by the coding sequence ATGGAGGTGTACGCCTCGGACGGCACCAAGGTGGGCACGGTGGACCACATGGACGGCCCTGATCGGTTCAAGCTCGCGAAGAGCACGTCGCCCGACGGCCAGCACCACTTCGTGCCGCTGAGCTGGGTGGACCACGTCGACCGCCACGTCCACCTCAACAGGACTCTGGCGGAGATGAGGAACAGCTGA
- a CDS encoding PAS domain-containing protein, with the protein MLDHLAQGMLIGEAVRDGMGRIVDWRCLDVNAAWEGMAGQPRAHALGRPFRDVVPHVGDAFAVELERVVETGVAFRLERQVGASGRWYEGDVFRVSRDRLAITFLDVTDRVRADARRDALVRLGDVVRDVDDPVELAYAAAELLGRTLDLSRVGYAQIDHAAETLIVDRDWTAPGFETLAGTLRLRDYGSFIDAMKRGERVVIRDAKLDARCTAEQAVLLEARGARSFVNASVIEWGRLVAVFFVNCAEARDWTESDLQLIQDFADRTRVAVERLRSERAARTAAEALHELNATLEKRVAERSAELDRVWQNAQDLQVVIDADGVFLTVSPSATRLLGWAPEEMVGRSLFAFIHTDDDGLASRQALRQALTEPMPAHRNRYRHKNGGERWIEWRTTPEAGLVYCYGRDVTAEIEQAAALRDSEERETEVRLNNRRMQTALAAGAVIGTWIWDIPNDRFTVDEAFAEAFGLDPALGREGIPMAQIVATVHPNDQAGLADAIGAAIERGGRYAHQYRVLRVDGRYHWLEANGHVEHASDGTPLRFPGVLIEIAARRFDVAMNGLSERLRTLDTPQQMVMAASETAGQALGVTRVAYGDVDPAGQRIVVRPDWLAAGQSTIAGELAFSDFGSYIEDLRRGEDVVIDDVRLDPRTTAQVENLRGIGIRSLVNLPLMQQGRLKVVFFLNDCEPHAWSADELAFARRVVDRTEVEIARRAAEDGLRELNASLERQVEERTQERNQIWQVSRDMLMVSDLDGVWLSVNPALTRVLGWREDELVGRTSAWLRHPDDQALTHLQLRRLVAGEATSFENRFRTRAGDYRWMSWTAVPHEGRVYAVSRDVTEERAQAAALSERTEALRLHQDIVQSDGSPIVAFDHAYRVTAFNRAHGEDFLRVMGRVQEIGDVLPDLFPAEQAAALRGLMDRALAGERFVVVQSFGDPGREVPTWEITYTPLRDADGRVTGAFHHARDISERVRAEADLSAAQDALRQAQKMEAVGQLTGGVAHDFNNLLTVIKSSTDLLKRPNLSEERRARYVAAISDTADRAAKLTGQLLAFARRQALKPEVFAACDSVRALSGMMGTLTGSRIQIVTDLSDELSHVEVDPSQFDTALVNLAVNARDAMDGEGRITIAVRTADAIPAVRSHPERDGAYVAVSLSDTGSGIPADRIQRIFEPFFTTKEVGKGTGLGLSQVFGFAKQSGGDVAVDSTVGEGTTFTLYLPRVAAPSPAAAAEAPEALADGLGTRVLVVEDNADVGTFTVQSLSDLGYGTVLAADGPAALAELARDPDRFDVVFSDVMMPGMDGVELGQEIRRLYRDLPVVLTSGYSHVLAQNGTHGFELLHKPYSVEQLSQVLRKAAGWRRRKGAAKG; encoded by the coding sequence GTGCTCGACCACCTGGCGCAGGGCATGCTGATCGGGGAGGCGGTGCGCGACGGCATGGGCCGGATCGTGGACTGGCGCTGCCTCGACGTGAACGCCGCCTGGGAGGGGATGGCGGGGCAGCCGCGTGCCCATGCGCTCGGACGCCCCTTCCGGGACGTCGTCCCGCACGTCGGGGACGCCTTCGCCGTCGAACTCGAACGCGTCGTCGAGACGGGCGTGGCCTTCCGCCTCGAGCGGCAGGTCGGGGCATCGGGGAGGTGGTACGAAGGCGATGTGTTCCGGGTGTCCCGCGATCGTCTCGCCATCACCTTCCTGGACGTCACGGACCGCGTGCGGGCCGACGCGCGTCGGGACGCCCTCGTCCGGCTCGGCGACGTGGTGCGCGACGTCGACGACCCGGTCGAGCTTGCCTATGCCGCCGCTGAGCTGCTCGGCCGGACGCTGGACCTCAGCCGTGTCGGCTATGCCCAGATCGACCACGCGGCGGAAACACTGATCGTCGATCGAGACTGGACGGCGCCCGGCTTCGAAACTTTGGCCGGCACTCTGCGCTTGCGCGATTACGGCTCGTTCATCGATGCCATGAAGCGGGGCGAGCGCGTGGTGATCCGCGACGCGAAGCTCGACGCCAGGTGCACCGCCGAGCAGGCCGTCCTGCTTGAGGCGCGCGGTGCGCGCAGCTTCGTCAACGCGTCCGTGATCGAGTGGGGACGACTCGTAGCGGTCTTCTTCGTGAACTGTGCCGAGGCACGCGACTGGACCGAGAGCGACCTGCAGCTCATCCAGGACTTCGCCGATCGTACCCGCGTCGCGGTCGAGCGCCTGCGCAGCGAACGAGCCGCGCGGACAGCGGCCGAAGCGTTGCACGAACTGAATGCGACGCTGGAAAAGCGGGTGGCCGAGCGCAGCGCCGAACTCGATCGGGTATGGCAAAACGCCCAGGATCTGCAGGTCGTGATCGACGCCGACGGCGTATTCCTGACCGTCAGCCCGTCCGCGACGCGTCTCCTCGGCTGGGCGCCCGAGGAGATGGTCGGCCGCAGCCTGTTCGCGTTCATCCACACCGACGACGACGGGTTGGCCTCGCGGCAGGCGCTGCGTCAGGCCCTCACGGAGCCCATGCCGGCGCACCGGAACCGCTATCGGCACAAGAACGGAGGCGAACGCTGGATAGAGTGGCGCACCACGCCCGAGGCCGGCCTCGTCTACTGCTACGGGCGTGACGTCACCGCCGAGATCGAACAGGCCGCCGCGTTGCGCGACAGCGAGGAGCGCGAGACCGAGGTCCGATTGAACAATCGGCGCATGCAGACAGCCCTCGCGGCCGGGGCCGTCATCGGCACCTGGATCTGGGACATCCCGAACGACCGCTTCACCGTCGACGAGGCCTTCGCCGAGGCCTTCGGCCTGGACCCTGCGCTCGGCCGCGAAGGCATCCCGATGGCGCAGATCGTTGCCACCGTACATCCGAACGATCAGGCGGGCCTCGCCGACGCGATCGGCGCAGCCATCGAGCGCGGCGGGCGCTACGCCCACCAGTACCGCGTGCTCCGCGTCGATGGCCGCTATCACTGGCTGGAAGCGAACGGCCACGTCGAGCACGCCTCGGACGGCACGCCCCTGCGGTTTCCCGGGGTCCTCATCGAGATTGCCGCGCGCCGCTTCGACGTGGCCATGAACGGGCTGAGTGAGCGCCTGCGGACCTTGGACACGCCGCAGCAGATGGTGATGGCGGCCTCCGAGACCGCGGGTCAAGCGTTGGGCGTCACGCGCGTCGCCTACGGCGACGTCGACCCCGCAGGGCAGCGCATCGTCGTCAGGCCCGACTGGCTGGCCGCGGGCCAGTCCACCATCGCGGGCGAACTCGCCTTCTCGGATTTCGGCTCGTACATCGAGGACCTGCGGCGCGGCGAGGACGTGGTCATCGACGATGTCAGGCTTGACCCCCGGACGACCGCTCAGGTCGAGAACCTCCGCGGCATCGGCATACGCTCGCTCGTCAATCTGCCGCTCATGCAGCAGGGCAGGTTGAAGGTCGTCTTCTTCCTCAACGACTGCGAGCCGCACGCGTGGTCGGCCGACGAACTGGCCTTCGCCCGCCGGGTCGTGGACCGCACCGAGGTCGAGATCGCCCGGCGTGCGGCCGAGGACGGGCTGCGCGAGCTGAACGCGTCGCTGGAGCGACAGGTCGAGGAGCGCACCCAGGAGCGCAACCAGATCTGGCAGGTCAGTCGGGACATGCTGATGGTGTCCGACCTCGACGGCGTCTGGCTCAGCGTCAACCCGGCGCTGACCCGTGTGCTCGGCTGGCGCGAGGACGAGCTGGTCGGCCGGACCTCGGCATGGTTGAGGCACCCGGACGACCAGGCGCTGACGCACCTGCAGCTCAGGCGCTTGGTGGCAGGCGAGGCAACATCGTTCGAGAACCGTTTCCGGACGCGCGCGGGCGACTACCGTTGGATGTCCTGGACGGCCGTGCCGCACGAGGGTCGCGTCTACGCCGTCAGCCGCGACGTGACGGAGGAGCGCGCGCAGGCGGCGGCGTTGAGCGAGCGCACGGAGGCTCTGCGGCTGCACCAGGACATCGTGCAGTCGGACGGTTCGCCCATCGTCGCCTTCGACCATGCCTACCGGGTCACCGCCTTCAACAGGGCTCACGGCGAGGACTTCCTGCGCGTGATGGGCCGCGTGCAGGAGATCGGCGACGTCCTGCCCGACCTGTTCCCGGCCGAGCAGGCCGCGGCGCTCCGCGGCCTGATGGACCGCGCCCTCGCGGGCGAGCGCTTCGTCGTCGTCCAGAGCTTCGGCGACCCCGGGCGCGAGGTGCCGACCTGGGAGATCACCTACACGCCGCTGCGCGACGCTGACGGGCGCGTGACAGGCGCCTTCCACCACGCACGCGACATCTCCGAGCGCGTGCGCGCCGAGGCCGATCTTTCCGCCGCGCAGGACGCCCTGCGCCAGGCGCAGAAGATGGAGGCCGTGGGCCAGCTCACCGGCGGCGTGGCGCACGACTTCAACAACCTGCTCACCGTCATCAAGTCGTCCACCGACCTGCTCAAGCGGCCCAACCTGAGCGAGGAGCGGCGCGCCCGCTACGTCGCCGCCATCTCCGACACGGCCGACCGCGCCGCCAAGCTCACCGGGCAGCTCCTCGCCTTCGCGCGACGTCAGGCGCTCAAGCCCGAGGTCTTCGCCGCCTGCGACAGCGTGCGCGCCCTGTCAGGCATGATGGGCACGCTGACCGGATCCCGCATCCAGATCGTAACCGATCTGTCCGACGAGCTGAGCCACGTCGAGGTGGACCCCAGCCAGTTCGACACTGCGCTGGTCAACCTCGCGGTGAACGCCCGCGACGCCATGGACGGCGAGGGCCGGATCACCATCGCGGTCCGGACCGCGGACGCGATCCCGGCGGTTCGCTCGCACCCGGAACGGGACGGTGCCTACGTGGCCGTGTCGCTCAGCGACACGGGCTCGGGCATCCCGGCCGACAGGATCCAGCGCATCTTCGAGCCCTTCTTCACGACCAAGGAGGTCGGCAAAGGCACGGGGCTGGGGCTCAGCCAGGTGTTCGGCTTCGCCAAGCAGTCCGGCGGCGACGTCGCGGTGGACAGCACGGTTGGCGAGGGCACCACCTTCACGCTGTACCTGCCGCGCGTGGCGGCACCATCGCCCGCAGCCGCGGCCGAGGCGCCCGAAGCCCTGGCCGACGGGCTCGGCACTCGCGTCCTGGTGGTCGAGGACAACGCCGACGTCGGGACCTTCACGGTCCAGAGCCTGTCGGACCTCGGCTACGGCACCGTGCTGGCGGCCGACGGGCCCGCGGCACTGGCCGAGCTGGCGAGGGACCCGGACCGCTTCGACGTGGTGTTCTCGGACGTGATGATGCCGGGCATGGACGGGGTGGAGCTCGGCCAGGAGATCCGTCGGCTGTACCGCGACCTGCCGGTCGTGCTGACGTCGGGCTACAGCCACGTGCTGGCGCAGAACGGCACGCACGGCTTCGAGCTGCTGCACAAGCCCTACTCGGTCGAGCAGCTCTCGCAGGTGCTGCGGAAGGCGGCCGGTTGGCGGAGGCGGAAAGGTGCTGCCAAGGGTTGA
- a CDS encoding DUF6894 family protein, whose product MPIFFCHFSDGQRWLDDDLGLDFPDLEHAYLEVCTAIPRMAQDLLIKRLDPLAASYRIADAAGRVLMEVPFTDVLLPSQWRLAKARRRPHEGPRSKRARDDMALKSFRRMFDTVNAGCVLMTPEMHVVEMNEFGARHSHVDAEAIRGVSIFDIFADLRGEPKVNFGRFMSLAQAGVMSEVVDLPYLVQDGDGQTTNGWWNAKTWPIFDDDDHLLGFVEWAEPHTASTRGGITRVSVSRSKRR is encoded by the coding sequence ATGCCTATCTTCTTCTGTCATTTCAGTGACGGTCAGCGATGGCTCGATGATGATCTGGGGCTGGACTTCCCTGACCTCGAACACGCCTACCTCGAGGTTTGCACCGCCATACCGAGGATGGCGCAGGATCTCCTGATCAAGAGGCTGGACCCACTGGCCGCCTCGTACAGGATCGCCGACGCGGCGGGCCGCGTCTTGATGGAAGTGCCGTTCACGGACGTGCTGCTGCCGTCGCAATGGCGGTTGGCCAAGGCGCGCCGCCGCCCGCACGAAGGTCCTCGCTCAAAACGCGCCCGTGACGACATGGCATTGAAGAGTTTCCGTCGAATGTTCGACACGGTGAACGCAGGCTGCGTCCTGATGACCCCTGAGATGCACGTCGTCGAGATGAACGAGTTCGGCGCCCGCCACAGTCACGTGGATGCGGAGGCGATCCGCGGTGTGTCGATCTTCGACATCTTCGCAGATCTGCGCGGTGAACCGAAGGTCAATTTCGGGCGCTTCATGTCCCTGGCGCAGGCAGGTGTCATGTCGGAGGTGGTCGATCTTCCCTATCTCGTGCAGGACGGCGATGGCCAGACGACGAACGGTTGGTGGAACGCCAAGACCTGGCCCATCTTCGATGATGACGACCATCTGCTCGGTTTTGTCGAGTGGGCCGAGCCGCACACCGCGAGCACAAGAGGGGGGATCACGAGGGTCAGCGTGTCGCGAAGCAAGCGCAGATGA
- a CDS encoding IS630 family transposase — MIKRHFLSKDDRARLTGIARDGLEEHRVARRANAILLLDKGWSCEQVSEALLLDDDTIRSWFKVYREGGVPALARFDLAGGHRALTVEQLTALKAWATEALPASTRAIGHHIRTTYGMSYTRSGLIKLMAALDFVWRKPDLVPSHLDLAAQEAFIEQHERLRNGLGADEAIVYGDAVHPTHQTRPAGVWMPRGADVAVPAASGRDRMNIHGVIDLETGATRMKEVLSVDAQSTIELLTSIENAYTTMRRIHVYLDNARYHHARAVQDWMRQPGRRIVLHFIPSYCPHLNPIERLWGVMHQNVTHNRYYATFKDFAEAILTFLKETVPKHFSRFSSRITDNFRIRDPKDSRVVAS; from the coding sequence ATGATCAAGCGCCATTTCCTGAGCAAGGACGATCGTGCGCGGCTGACGGGCATCGCGCGGGATGGGCTTGAGGAGCATCGGGTCGCCCGGCGCGCCAACGCGATCCTTTTGTTGGACAAGGGCTGGAGTTGCGAGCAGGTTTCGGAGGCTCTCCTCCTGGACGACGACACGATCCGGAGCTGGTTCAAGGTTTATCGCGAGGGCGGCGTACCGGCTCTGGCGCGCTTCGACTTGGCGGGCGGGCACCGCGCCTTGACGGTGGAGCAGCTCACGGCCCTGAAAGCCTGGGCCACGGAGGCGCTTCCGGCGTCGACACGCGCGATCGGTCATCACATCCGGACGACGTATGGCATGTCGTACACGCGATCCGGTTTGATCAAGCTGATGGCGGCGCTGGATTTTGTCTGGCGCAAGCCTGACCTTGTGCCCTCGCATCTCGACCTTGCGGCGCAGGAAGCGTTCATCGAGCAGCATGAGCGGCTCCGCAACGGCCTTGGGGCCGACGAAGCGATCGTCTACGGCGATGCCGTTCACCCGACCCATCAGACGCGACCGGCGGGCGTGTGGATGCCGCGTGGCGCCGACGTCGCGGTTCCTGCGGCGTCGGGCCGTGATCGCATGAACATCCATGGTGTGATCGACCTGGAGACCGGCGCGACGCGGATGAAGGAAGTGCTTTCGGTCGATGCGCAAAGCACGATCGAGCTTCTGACCTCCATCGAGAACGCCTACACGACGATGCGTCGGATCCATGTCTATCTGGACAACGCCCGCTATCATCATGCCCGTGCTGTTCAGGATTGGATGAGGCAACCGGGACGGCGCATCGTGCTTCACTTCATCCCGAGTTACTGCCCTCACCTCAACCCGATCGAGCGGCTCTGGGGCGTGATGCACCAGAACGTCACCCACAACCGGTACTATGCCACATTCAAGGACTTCGCGGAGGCGATCCTGACATTCCTCAAGGAAACGGTCCCGAAGCACTTCAGTCGCTTCTCATCCCGAATCACCGATAACTTCCGCATCCGAGACCCAAAGGATTCTCGGGTCGTCGCGTCGTAG
- a CDS encoding response regulator has protein sequence MTGIVASQIHDDGRSAIPHASDVAHTRNNLHARTLSRMREPQSDMRPFALVVDDDGLLRMDVAEILEDVGFRTLEACSGDEALLVLEDRYLDVSLLFTDVEMPGDRNGFALAREVAVKWPYISVVVASGRLKPDDGDLPTGARFIGKPFSAATVRDHLREVMPDARKPDALLD, from the coding sequence GTGACGGGGATCGTCGCGAGCCAGATCCACGACGATGGCCGGTCGGCGATCCCGCACGCCTCGGATGTGGCGCACACTCGCAACAACCTGCACGCTCGAACATTGTCCCGCATGAGAGAACCGCAATCCGACATGCGCCCGTTCGCACTCGTCGTCGACGACGACGGCCTCCTGCGCATGGACGTGGCCGAAATCCTTGAGGACGTCGGCTTCCGGACGTTGGAGGCGTGCAGCGGCGACGAGGCCCTGCTCGTGCTGGAGGACCGCTACCTCGACGTGTCCCTGCTGTTCACCGATGTCGAGATGCCGGGCGATCGGAACGGTTTCGCCTTGGCCAGGGAGGTCGCGGTCAAGTGGCCCTACATCTCCGTCGTGGTCGCGTCTGGGCGGCTCAAGCCCGACGACGGTGATCTGCCCACGGGCGCGCGCTTCATCGGGAAGCCGTTCAGCGCCGCGACGGTGCGCGACCACCTGAGGGAGGTCATGCCCGACGCCCGGAAGCCCGACGCGCTGCTCGACTGA